A window from Bos mutus isolate GX-2022 chromosome 1, NWIPB_WYAK_1.1, whole genome shotgun sequence encodes these proteins:
- the LOC102275236 gene encoding LOW QUALITY PROTEIN: keratin-associated protein 13-1-like (The sequence of the model RefSeq protein was modified relative to this genomic sequence to represent the inferred CDS: inserted 1 base in 1 codon) — MSYNCCSGNFFSHSLQDHLGYSGSSCGSSLPXVYRTDLCSPSSCQLGSSLYSQETCCEPIRTQTVVSSPCQTSYYHLRTSTFSSPCQTTFPGSLGFRSSSCCSLSSGSRSCYSVGCGSRGFRWLGYGICGFPSLSSGSGFCRPTFFASRSCQSSCYRPTCGSGF; from the exons ATGTCCTACAACTGCTGCTCTGGAAACTTCTTCTCCCACTCCCTCCAGGACCACCTGGGCTACTCAGGCTCCTCCTGTGGCTCCTCCCTCC AGGTCTACAGGACTGACCTCTGCTCTCCCAGCTCCTGCCAGCTGGGCTCCTCTCTCTACAGTCAGGAGACCTGCTGTGAGCCAATCAGGACCCAGACTGTGGTGTCCAGTCCCTGCCAGACGTCCTACTACCACCTGAGGACCTCCACGTTCTCCAGTCCCTGCCAGACAACTTTCCCTGGGTCTCTGGGCTTCAGGTCCAGCAGCTGCTGCTCCCTGAGCTCTGGATCCAGAAGCTGCTACTCAGTGGGCTGTGGATCCCGTGGCTTCAGATGGCTGGGTTATGGAATCTGTGGCTTCCCTTCCCTGAGCAGTGGATCTGGATTCTGCCGGCCAACCTTCTTTGCCTCCAGGAGTTGCCAATCATCCTGTTACAGACCAACCTGTGGATCTGGCTTCTAG